The Acidianus infernus genome window below encodes:
- a CDS encoding 4-phosphopantoate--beta-alanine ligase, which yields MDNTQARNERGIRNLIPLNHPRRESLLVREKLVEALENDILVPQGLIAHGRGECFDYLIGEKTQVFAENAINAAAATLLLAKYPVISVNGNMAALVAKDIVDLSNEINCKIEINLFYRDEKRVKAIKKALENAGAKEVLGDDDLTTIPELFSERRKVSKKGIYIADVVLLGLEDGDRTEALVRMNKKVIAIDLNPLSRTSMAASITIVDNITRAIPLLVKKVKELRSKDKVELEEIVKNFDNKKNLAEAIKFISSRLEALSEDLLGH from the coding sequence ATGGACAATACACAAGCCCGCAATGAAAGGGGCATACGTAATTTAATACCCCTTAATCATCCAAGAAGAGAATCTCTTCTAGTTAGGGAAAAATTAGTGGAAGCACTTGAAAATGACATACTTGTACCTCAAGGATTAATTGCTCATGGGAGAGGAGAATGCTTCGATTACCTAATAGGGGAGAAAACACAAGTTTTCGCTGAAAACGCGATAAACGCCGCAGCGGCTACTCTTTTACTAGCTAAATACCCAGTTATTTCAGTTAATGGAAATATGGCAGCTCTCGTAGCTAAGGATATTGTAGATCTGTCAAATGAGATAAATTGTAAAATTGAGATAAATTTGTTTTATAGAGATGAAAAAAGAGTAAAGGCGATAAAGAAAGCTCTAGAGAATGCTGGAGCTAAAGAAGTATTAGGAGATGACGATTTAACGACTATTCCAGAGCTTTTTAGTGAGAGAAGAAAAGTCAGCAAGAAAGGAATTTATATAGCAGACGTAGTACTCTTGGGTTTAGAGGATGGAGATAGAACTGAAGCATTAGTAAGAATGAATAAGAAGGTTATAGCAATAGATCTAAATCCTTTATCAAGAACTTCAATGGCCGCTTCTATTACTATTGTTGATAATATTACTAGAGCTATTCCACTTTTAGTAAAGAAAGTAAAGGAACTTAGGTCTAAAGATAAGGTAGAATTAGAAGAGATTGTTAAGAATTTCGATAATAAGAAGAACTTAGCAGAGGCAATTAAATTCATTTCAAGTAGGCTTGAGGCTCTTTCTGAGGATCTACTAGGTCATTAA
- a CDS encoding pantoate kinase, whose product MLEVMVPLSISGVWYPVFSNNPDKSGSIGLTMVLEPYSRVEIKRGNAEIILNGKKIDFPNLDFLKNNLGNLHLEIKSEVPLGFGYGLSGSISLAYALGASEIFGIIEREAIKIAHESEVINKNGLGDVISQYVGGGLVYRKTPGIYGEVETIKIDWRPVCSKPLEKLPTTSLLKNSESALFYIQQFLKERTIDKFFEVARKFTEELGFHSPYKKSFRKKGIIVRLDECEEGWTIHKPAMKGAYVI is encoded by the coding sequence ATGCTAGAAGTTATGGTTCCATTAAGTATTTCTGGAGTATGGTATCCAGTTTTTTCAAATAATCCAGATAAATCTGGATCTATAGGCTTAACCATGGTACTCGAACCTTATTCTAGAGTAGAAATAAAGAGAGGGAATGCAGAAATTATACTTAATGGGAAAAAGATTGACTTCCCGAACTTAGATTTTCTTAAGAATAATCTAGGAAATTTACATTTAGAAATCAAATCAGAGGTTCCTTTAGGCTTTGGATATGGATTAAGTGGAAGCATAAGTCTAGCTTATGCTTTAGGAGCCTCAGAAATTTTTGGCATTATAGAAAGAGAAGCAATAAAAATAGCTCATGAAAGCGAAGTAATAAATAAAAACGGCCTAGGAGACGTAATTTCACAATATGTTGGAGGAGGTTTAGTTTACAGAAAGACTCCTGGTATTTATGGTGAAGTTGAAACAATAAAAATAGATTGGAGACCAGTGTGCAGCAAGCCTCTAGAAAAATTACCTACTACCTCATTACTTAAAAATTCAGAAAGTGCGCTATTTTATATTCAACAATTCCTTAAAGAGAGAACAATAGACAAGTTCTTTGAAGTAGCAAGAAAATTTACTGAAGAATTAGGGTTTCATTCTCCTTATAAAAAATCATTTAGAAAGAAAGGTATAATAGTTAGACTTGACGAGTGTGAAGAAGGATGGACAATACACAAGCCCGCAATGAAAGGGGCATACGTAATTTAA
- a CDS encoding FAD-binding protein, translating into MIKLLLDSSIFSRAIITFDISSLKKFMTTDEKEVVVGNLTSMSGEILSYLNPKPIKAATKLPDGSYYKIIGKKYGMTYAEVPAGLTFEELIERLKLENLFPAIFPLYLKGTIGGFISTNGSGFGSYKYGFVKYKIPVYELKDKDTAVVGLVNYSELIELDQESPFAWSAVIFPTENIVKYYVPSFYSSVTGKGKVVSLEKVINDIYSGVKSILKRDYIPVCLRASEYSILIQSPIESKLGYIINYNSPSKFYVICGNIKRDNLDKLFDFLKKNPSVYPFPSLQEYKEIHKFILSKYKKEIKVPKNLEKIKSQYLDAVQCVNCGLCLDKCLAYNTTKNIIYSPVGKINRLLTGVTDFEYCFGCKNEDDYCPVGIKISELTEVLPQLSRYKDKISIPIDRVPSRLKELEARLDSKYKSYPVYLLFVGCAAKYDPLGLEGFMNFLLEKGEELKDFSPRVKLLDNECCGFDKYITGDIEGAKSDVSKIVDIKNKLGAQKVYFLCPEGLYVYNSLSGEKGILAYEVIKPYVKEKVYLGCWAKKLGFEGEEHECAGLLFTSYKGAQLPLFKKNIITICPFSTWKFSTQSVYSLFKKGENLKAEDKTIFEFSDQLFTDYVISSLKNGVLASVDDIADKTINWIMGGKNYFILLIIPIIRKRFSSLLVSSLSENKELVNSLKTLSENKLLMEDKIRKVVDIVNSYNFTELVSDLIVKISNSPRLEYEAKKIIESEDYKKALEEVIKKVIVDRVLEDIIQEVIYS; encoded by the coding sequence GTGATAAAATTGCTATTAGATTCATCAATATTTAGTCGAGCAATTATTACATTTGATATCTCATCATTGAAAAAATTTATGACTACAGATGAAAAAGAAGTTGTAGTTGGTAATTTGACTTCAATGTCTGGAGAGATTTTGAGCTACCTAAATCCAAAACCAATAAAAGCTGCAACTAAATTACCTGATGGATCTTATTATAAGATAATAGGAAAAAAATACGGGATGACTTATGCTGAAGTTCCAGCTGGACTCACCTTTGAAGAATTAATAGAAAGATTGAAGTTAGAAAATTTATTTCCAGCTATATTTCCCCTTTATTTGAAAGGGACTATAGGCGGATTTATATCTACTAATGGGTCTGGATTTGGAAGTTATAAATATGGTTTTGTAAAGTATAAAATTCCAGTTTATGAGCTAAAAGATAAGGATACTGCAGTAGTTGGTTTAGTTAATTATTCTGAGTTAATAGAATTAGATCAAGAAAGTCCTTTTGCCTGGTCAGCTGTAATTTTTCCAACAGAAAATATTGTCAAATATTACGTTCCATCTTTTTATTCTTCTGTCACGGGAAAAGGTAAAGTAGTATCTTTAGAAAAGGTAATTAATGATATATATAGCGGTGTTAAATCTATCTTAAAAAGAGACTATATTCCAGTCTGCTTAAGGGCCTCTGAGTATTCTATATTGATCCAATCTCCCATTGAAAGCAAGTTAGGGTATATAATTAATTATAATTCTCCTTCAAAATTTTATGTAATATGTGGTAATATAAAGAGAGATAATTTAGATAAATTATTTGATTTTTTGAAGAAGAATCCTTCCGTATACCCTTTTCCTTCGTTACAAGAATATAAGGAGATTCATAAGTTTATCTTATCAAAATATAAAAAAGAGATAAAAGTTCCAAAAAACTTGGAAAAAATCAAGTCGCAATATTTGGATGCCGTACAATGCGTTAATTGCGGGCTATGTCTTGATAAATGCCTAGCATATAACACTACTAAAAATATTATTTACTCACCAGTAGGAAAAATAAATAGACTATTAACAGGAGTTACGGATTTTGAATATTGCTTTGGATGTAAGAACGAAGATGATTATTGTCCTGTAGGAATTAAGATTTCTGAACTAACTGAGGTTTTACCACAATTAAGCAGGTATAAAGATAAGATTTCTATACCTATAGATAGAGTACCGAGTAGATTAAAGGAGTTAGAGGCTCGACTTGATTCCAAATATAAGAGTTATCCAGTATACTTATTGTTTGTAGGCTGTGCAGCAAAATATGATCCTTTAGGTTTAGAAGGCTTTATGAATTTTCTTTTAGAGAAAGGAGAGGAATTGAAAGATTTCTCTCCTAGAGTAAAGCTTCTTGATAATGAATGCTGCGGTTTTGACAAATATATAACAGGCGATATAGAAGGAGCTAAGAGTGACGTTTCTAAAATTGTTGACATAAAAAATAAGCTAGGTGCACAAAAGGTGTATTTTCTTTGCCCGGAAGGTTTGTATGTTTATAATTCTTTATCTGGTGAGAAAGGAATTTTGGCATATGAGGTCATTAAGCCTTACGTTAAAGAGAAAGTGTATCTAGGTTGTTGGGCAAAGAAATTAGGTTTTGAAGGTGAAGAACATGAATGCGCTGGCTTATTATTTACGTCGTATAAGGGTGCTCAACTACCTTTATTTAAAAAGAATATAATAACAATTTGTCCATTCTCAACGTGGAAATTTTCTACCCAATCCGTATATTCTCTATTTAAAAAAGGGGAGAATTTAAAGGCGGAGGATAAAACCATCTTCGAATTTTCCGATCAATTATTTACTGATTATGTAATTTCATCTTTGAAGAATGGCGTTTTAGCGTCTGTTGACGATATCGCTGATAAGACAATAAATTGGATTATGGGTGGTAAGAATTACTTTATACTTCTGATAATACCTATAATTAGAAAAAGGTTTTCTTCTCTTTTAGTCTCATCATTATCAGAAAATAAGGAACTTGTAAATTCTTTGAAAACTTTATCTGAAAATAAATTACTAATGGAGGATAAAATTAGGAAAGTTGTAGATATAGTTAATTCATATAATTTTACTGAGCTTGTTAGCGATTTAATAGTAAAGATATCTAATTCTCCTAGACTGGAATACGAAGCTAAGAAAATCATAGAGTCGGAAGATTATAAAAAAGCGTTAGAAGAAGTGATAAAGAAAGTAATTGTAGATAGAGTACTAGAAGATATTATACAAGAAGTCATCTATAGTTAG
- a CDS encoding MoaD family protein, translating to MKMIKIKYFAFIKDITGKDEETLDLNCNTVDCVIKFLSEKYGRKMEEILKNGINGVKVTILVNGKISNIIADGDEVAIFPPPAGGELVKNKFDLLEEIRKFRENAPPEAGSLVVYLGFVKGLVDGHRVYELRYEAYEDYTIRRLKEIEDELMKKYHDIVKIKIIHVISNMKPGDDVLLIMCMGRGRKDTIRAVEEAVELVKNTTGIWKLEIRDDGEFWVVAGNTRVKRIND from the coding sequence ATAAAAATGATAAAAATAAAGTACTTTGCGTTTATTAAAGATATAACGGGGAAAGATGAGGAAACTCTAGATCTTAATTGTAATACAGTAGATTGCGTCATTAAATTTTTATCTGAGAAATATGGTAGAAAAATGGAAGAAATACTAAAGAATGGAATAAATGGTGTTAAGGTCACAATTTTGGTTAATGGAAAAATTTCAAATATAATAGCGGATGGAGACGAAGTAGCAATATTTCCACCACCTGCAGGCGGAGAGTTGGTTAAAAACAAATTTGATCTATTAGAAGAAATTAGGAAGTTTAGGGAAAATGCTCCTCCTGAAGCGGGTTCGCTAGTAGTATATCTGGGTTTTGTTAAAGGCTTGGTTGATGGCCATAGAGTTTATGAATTAAGATATGAAGCGTATGAAGATTACACAATTAGACGATTAAAGGAAATAGAAGATGAACTTATGAAAAAATATCATGATATAGTAAAAATTAAGATTATTCATGTTATATCAAATATGAAACCTGGAGACGATGTTTTACTAATTATGTGCATGGGACGTGGTAGAAAAGATACAATAAGGGCGGTAGAAGAAGCAGTAGAACTCGTAAAAAATACTACTGGTATCTGGAAATTAGAGATAAGAGATGATGGAGAATTTTGGGTAGTTGCCGGAAATACTAGGGTGAAGAGAATAAATGATTAA
- the thiD gene encoding bifunctional hydroxymethylpyrimidine kinase/phosphomethylpyrimidine kinase, translating to MIKNVALTVAGIDTGNGAGAETDIRVFEMLGVHGVMAITAITAQNTKGISDIEVMKPDFLRKQIKVIKNDFDIKSVKIGMIYNKDQFKVVNEELSGYKIITDPVIYAKDGTQLINDVDEYKKLILKISTIITPNAVEASILSGIKIDTIKDAEEAIKKLYEEYGVPFVIIKGGHMKGEYSFDILFDGKEFYEIGYPRLNKKDTHGTGSVFASVIAGKIAKGEEVINAFREARKILQDAIDYGLEIGHGIGPIDPLVYNEKKSQKYQVIEDMTKIGDFIENEEKFWKLIPEVQSNVAHSISPQYVEDLNDIATFRGRIIRRWDRKVIVGYPAVFGNPTHTARLLLAIILNYRIGNTLINIRYDEKILSAFKSLGYEIIEINRELEPQLGEGKTMQWIIEYIKTQYGIKNNLPNVIFDKGMKGKEAMIRFWTNSADEMIESLRLVCKSL from the coding sequence ATGATTAAGAATGTAGCTTTAACAGTAGCTGGTATAGACACTGGAAATGGAGCTGGAGCAGAAACTGATATAAGAGTCTTTGAAATGCTTGGCGTTCATGGAGTCATGGCAATAACTGCCATAACTGCACAGAATACAAAAGGAATTTCGGACATAGAAGTTATGAAACCCGATTTCTTAAGAAAGCAAATAAAAGTCATTAAGAATGATTTTGATATCAAGTCAGTAAAAATAGGAATGATTTATAATAAGGATCAATTTAAGGTGGTAAACGAGGAATTATCTGGATATAAAATTATTACCGATCCAGTAATTTATGCAAAGGACGGAACTCAACTAATTAATGATGTTGATGAGTATAAGAAATTGATTTTGAAAATATCGACAATTATAACTCCTAATGCAGTAGAAGCATCGATACTTTCTGGAATTAAAATAGATACAATAAAGGACGCCGAAGAAGCTATAAAAAAACTTTACGAAGAATACGGAGTTCCTTTTGTAATAATAAAAGGAGGTCATATGAAAGGCGAATATAGTTTTGATATATTATTTGATGGTAAAGAATTTTATGAGATAGGCTATCCTAGGTTAAACAAGAAGGACACTCATGGAACAGGAAGCGTTTTTGCATCAGTAATAGCTGGTAAAATTGCTAAAGGAGAAGAAGTAATTAATGCTTTTAGAGAAGCCAGAAAAATTTTGCAAGATGCAATTGATTATGGCCTAGAAATAGGACATGGCATAGGTCCTATTGATCCGCTAGTATATAACGAGAAAAAATCGCAGAAATATCAAGTTATTGAAGATATGACGAAAATTGGTGATTTTATAGAAAACGAAGAAAAATTCTGGAAATTAATACCAGAAGTTCAATCTAATGTCGCACATAGTATTTCGCCTCAATATGTAGAAGATTTAAATGATATAGCCACATTTAGAGGGAGAATAATTAGACGATGGGATAGAAAAGTCATAGTAGGATATCCTGCAGTTTTCGGTAATCCGACTCATACTGCAAGACTTTTATTAGCTATAATACTCAATTACAGAATTGGAAACACTTTGATAAATATTAGATATGATGAGAAAATTTTGTCTGCATTTAAATCCTTGGGATACGAGATTATTGAGATTAACAGAGAATTAGAACCTCAGCTCGGAGAAGGCAAAACCATGCAATGGATAATAGAATATATAAAAACACAATACGGAATAAAGAATAATCTGCCTAATGTTATCTTCGATAAAGGCATGAAAGGAAAAGAGGCTATGATAAGATTTTGGACAAATAGTGCTGATGAAATGATAGAATCTTTAAGGTTAGTATGCAAAAGTCTTTAG
- a CDS encoding HD domain-containing protein, producing MDLERMIVASKNLVRTGWMQKGIPPAIGETVADHSFEAAVIAYYLARKLNEKGININPDHAAVLALFHDAGESILGDLPKWTTERINKKDAEKEAFDEFGFGKELFVEFKEQKTIESKIAKISDRLSTYLQSERYMKQGYEVKEIAESYLPEIENMISAYPISLIKDFIENVIRSKAFKE from the coding sequence ATGGATTTAGAAAGAATGATTGTCGCGTCAAAAAATCTTGTAAGAACTGGATGGATGCAAAAAGGTATTCCTCCAGCTATAGGTGAAACTGTTGCTGACCATAGTTTTGAGGCAGCAGTAATAGCATATTATTTAGCGAGAAAATTGAATGAAAAAGGTATAAATATAAATCCTGATCATGCAGCAGTATTGGCTTTATTTCACGACGCTGGAGAGAGTATATTAGGAGATTTGCCTAAATGGACAACTGAAAGAATAAATAAGAAGGATGCAGAAAAGGAAGCTTTTGATGAATTTGGATTTGGTAAGGAACTATTTGTAGAATTTAAAGAGCAGAAAACAATAGAGTCAAAAATTGCTAAAATTTCCGATAGACTGTCAACTTACTTACAGAGCGAAAGATATATGAAGCAAGGCTATGAAGTTAAAGAAATAGCGGAAAGCTATCTACCAGAAATAGAGAATATGATTTCTGCCTATCCCATCTCGCTAATAAAGGATTTTATAGAGAATGTTATAAGAAGTAAAGCATTTAAAGAATGA
- the ppa gene encoding inorganic diphosphatase → MKVTPGSKAPELVNAFIEIPMGSNIKYEYDEEEEVLKVDRILYTSMFYPFNYGFIPGTMSEDGDPLDILVISNYPFNPGTVVEARPVGLIYMTDEEGVDKKIIAVPKDKVDPTFSNIKDVTDIPDAIKNKLVHFFEHYKELEPGKWVKISGWGTAQEAKEEIKKAIERNHK, encoded by the coding sequence ATGAAAGTAACTCCAGGTTCTAAAGCTCCAGAATTAGTAAATGCTTTTATAGAAATACCTATGGGTTCTAATATAAAATATGAGTATGATGAGGAAGAGGAAGTGCTAAAGGTCGATAGAATATTATACACTTCAATGTTCTATCCATTTAATTACGGATTTATACCTGGAACAATGAGTGAAGACGGAGACCCACTTGATATATTGGTTATAAGTAATTATCCATTCAACCCAGGGACAGTAGTGGAAGCTAGGCCAGTTGGTTTAATTTATATGACTGATGAAGAAGGTGTTGATAAAAAGATAATCGCCGTTCCAAAGGACAAAGTAGATCCTACTTTTTCTAACATAAAAGATGTTACAGATATTCCGGATGCAATAAAAAATAAACTAGTCCACTTCTTTGAGCATTATAAAGAGTTAGAACCAGGTAAATGGGTTAAGATTTCGGGTTGGGGTACTGCACAAGAAGCTAAGGAGGAAATTAAGAAGGCAATAGAGAGGAATCATAAATAA
- a CDS encoding glycosyltransferase, with the protein MQVSIFLGFLLVFSSLLSSSWLFLQVYYIKSIKGEGIENRIDLQSQNKHKISIIIAIRNEEADTINELIQNLRNIDYDNYEVIIISDDPPEKFREILSNISKIPENVKIIRRSENKGRKAGALNYGVNISSGEYLVFLDVEARVENDFLIRISKYLTQFDAIAMRLRVRNKGNCVENAYYQMTEHSMNALFLARDRKNFIIFPNGSAFAIKRRIFERIGGWKDGAITEDLEMGIRLALSNVKVKFINNIVVYTLSPFTLSDLYFQIKRWAYGSGELFFEGLLLLRKGLRGLEGFLYVIQWGIYSVFIFFLMLISALGFIVSISPYFYFISILIYFISILVYSINFKVNSYNLHKISSVVLWSSLLGFIQGFLHIGTKWRVTPKTNKSKDELPICIRIFGILLFIISFLELSKGLIFESLILFSLFLSIAIVQ; encoded by the coding sequence ATGCAAGTATCGATTTTTTTAGGGTTTCTTCTTGTTTTTTCGAGCTTACTCTCGTCGTCGTGGTTATTTCTACAAGTGTATTATATTAAATCCATTAAGGGAGAAGGAATAGAAAATAGAATTGATCTTCAATCTCAAAATAAACATAAAATCTCAATTATTATAGCAATAAGGAATGAAGAAGCTGATACAATTAACGAATTAATACAAAATTTGCGAAATATAGATTATGATAACTATGAAGTTATAATAATATCGGACGATCCACCAGAGAAGTTTAGAGAAATATTATCTAATATAAGCAAAATACCAGAAAATGTAAAAATTATTAGAAGAAGTGAGAATAAAGGAAGAAAAGCCGGTGCATTGAATTACGGAGTAAATATAAGTTCCGGAGAATATTTAGTATTTTTAGACGTTGAAGCAAGAGTCGAAAATGACTTTCTTATTAGGATTTCAAAATATTTAACTCAATTTGATGCAATAGCAATGAGATTAAGAGTAAGGAATAAGGGAAATTGCGTAGAAAACGCTTATTATCAAATGACAGAGCATTCCATGAATGCACTATTTCTTGCACGGGATAGAAAGAACTTTATAATATTTCCTAATGGTTCAGCCTTTGCTATAAAAAGACGAATATTTGAAAGAATAGGAGGGTGGAAAGATGGAGCTATCACTGAAGACTTAGAAATGGGGATTAGACTTGCACTATCTAATGTAAAAGTGAAATTTATAAACAATATAGTGGTATATACTCTTTCTCCATTTACTTTATCTGATCTTTATTTTCAAATAAAGAGGTGGGCCTATGGCTCTGGAGAATTATTTTTTGAAGGTTTATTACTATTGAGAAAAGGGTTAAGAGGATTAGAGGGATTTTTATATGTTATTCAGTGGGGAATTTATTCTGTATTCATATTTTTCCTAATGTTGATCTCAGCCTTGGGATTTATAGTTAGTATTTCACCTTACTTTTATTTCATTTCTATACTAATTTATTTCATTTCTATACTAGTCTATTCAATAAATTTTAAGGTAAATTCTTACAATCTGCATAAGATCTCTTCAGTAGTTTTATGGTCTTCACTACTCGGATTTATACAAGGTTTTTTGCATATAGGAACTAAATGGAGAGTTACTCCAAAAACGAATAAAAGCAAAGACGAATTACCTATATGCATTAGAATCTTCGGAATTCTGTTATTTATCATATCATTCTTAGAGTTATCAAAAGGATTAATATTTGAGTCTCTAATTCTATTTTCTCTATTCTTAAGTATAGCTATTGTACAGTAG
- a CDS encoding type II/IV secretion system ATPase subunit — translation MKFSFPKLSFKNNQNKITVIKKIDLPAPLMPISAQPEELTEIISDYEINLLNIIPNDIKKTINDANIELSIANPHVFITYDQEKGIYKYVLLEPPMDYPAFDIYTFLISEIERRLVEESSTIDLGGILLASAAKRPDLKIIQGERAGLKLLSTRAKVALYYLLRNMFGYNVLTPLLGDFRIEDISCSGLDLPVFVYHREFEYIPTNITFQEKMKVLDMEVDGKELLDEMVLRLVSISGKTISIADPISDGILPKGDRIAATFRSEVSARGSSFVIRRFSERPITILDLINSGVISPDVAAYLWYAIDMRMSFMVIGVTGAGKTTVMSSILNLAKDSMKIVSIEDIPEIRLAQDNWVQLYARAAYGGSGKEISLMDLLKLSLRYRPDIIVVGEIRGAEAYVLFQALSTGHGGATTFHAYDTDSAIKRLMNAPLNIPQEWIPMMNIVINVRRLPVYVGDKILLKRRVVGVDEIVNWNDFRRVVNWDAKSDTHILDIENAKVMRSRLEESGRTLQELKEELERRALYLKMLASARDIVQDPESYKLVKKYIIKYSIRPEEALAEVSRIASVKPTVQ, via the coding sequence ATGAAGTTTAGTTTTCCCAAACTATCTTTTAAGAATAATCAGAATAAAATTACGGTTATAAAGAAAATTGACTTACCTGCTCCTTTGATGCCTATTTCTGCTCAACCAGAGGAGTTAACGGAAATTATATCAGATTATGAAATTAATCTACTTAATATTATTCCTAATGACATAAAAAAGACAATAAATGATGCAAATATTGAACTTAGTATTGCTAATCCACACGTTTTTATAACATATGACCAAGAAAAAGGAATATACAAGTATGTGCTTTTAGAGCCTCCGATGGATTACCCTGCATTTGATATTTATACATTTTTAATTTCAGAAATAGAAAGAAGATTAGTAGAAGAATCTTCTACTATCGATTTAGGAGGAATATTATTAGCTTCTGCAGCAAAAAGACCGGATCTAAAAATAATTCAAGGTGAGAGAGCGGGTTTAAAATTACTTAGTACTAGAGCTAAGGTTGCATTATATTACTTGCTTAGAAATATGTTCGGTTATAATGTTTTAACTCCGCTCCTTGGAGATTTTAGAATAGAAGACATATCTTGTAGTGGATTAGATTTACCTGTTTTCGTTTATCATAGAGAATTTGAATATATTCCAACTAACATAACTTTCCAGGAAAAAATGAAAGTTCTGGATATGGAAGTTGATGGAAAAGAATTATTAGACGAAATGGTATTAAGACTAGTTTCTATATCAGGGAAAACCATTTCGATTGCCGATCCAATTTCAGACGGCATTTTACCTAAAGGAGACAGAATTGCCGCAACTTTTAGATCAGAAGTTAGTGCTAGAGGTTCCTCATTCGTAATAAGAAGATTTAGCGAGAGACCTATTACAATTCTTGATTTAATAAATTCTGGAGTTATTTCACCAGATGTAGCAGCATATTTATGGTATGCAATAGACATGAGAATGTCATTCATGGTAATAGGAGTTACCGGTGCAGGAAAAACTACAGTAATGTCTTCTATATTAAATCTAGCTAAAGACTCGATGAAAATTGTATCAATAGAAGATATACCAGAAATCAGGCTAGCTCAAGATAACTGGGTACAATTATATGCAAGAGCAGCATACGGAGGAAGCGGAAAAGAAATCTCATTAATGGACTTGTTAAAACTTTCTTTAAGGTATAGGCCGGATATTATAGTTGTAGGAGAAATCAGAGGAGCAGAAGCTTACGTGTTATTTCAAGCTTTATCCACCGGACATGGAGGTGCAACAACATTTCACGCATATGACACAGATTCAGCAATAAAGAGGTTAATGAATGCTCCATTAAATATTCCACAAGAATGGATACCAATGATGAATATAGTTATTAACGTTAGGAGATTACCTGTTTATGTAGGAGATAAAATTTTACTTAAGAGAAGAGTTGTTGGAGTTGACGAAATAGTAAACTGGAACGACTTTAGGAGAGTAGTAAACTGGGATGCTAAATCAGATACTCATATTTTAGATATAGAAAATGCAAAGGTTATGAGGAGTAGATTAGAGGAGTCCGGAAGAACACTACAAGAATTAAAAGAAGAATTAGAGAGAAGAGCTCTCTACTTGAAAATGCTAGCTTCTGCTAGGGATATAGTTCAAGATCCAGAGAGTTATAAATTAGTAAAGAAATATATAATTAAATATAGCATAAGGCCAGAAGAGGCATTAGCAGAAGTTAGTAGAATTGCGTCTGTTAAGCCTACTGTACAATAG